From Cronobacter turicensis z3032, the proteins below share one genomic window:
- the ydfI gene encoding Uncharacterized oxidoreductase ydfI, whose protein sequence is MLPTYDRTALVPRIVHLGFGAFHRAHQAVYADILAAEHGSDWGYCEVNLIGGEQQIADIRRQDNLYTVAEMSADAWRARVVGVVKNALHAQVDGLEAVFAALCEPQVAIVSLTITEKGYCHSPATGELVLDNPLIAADLAHPKAPSSAVGVIVEALARRKAAGLAGFSVMSCDNMPENGHVARNVVMAFARALDASLATWIEENVTFPSTMVDRIVPAVTPEMLDKIEQLTGVRDPAGVACEPFRQWVIEDNFVAGRPAWEKAGAQLVRDVVPFEEMKLRMLNGSHSFLAYLGYLAGYQHINDCMEDANYRHAAHALMLNEQAPTLGVQGVDLARYADLLIERYSNPALRHRTWQIAMDGSQKLPQRWLDSLRWHQAHGSAAPLLTLGVAGWMRYVSGVDEQGNAIEVCDPLLNVIQEAVRTSEDGDARVKALLSIRAIFGEDLATRTEFVAQVTEAYKLLRENGARATVAQYVKAGC, encoded by the coding sequence TTGCTCCCTACTTACGACCGCACCGCGCTGGTGCCGCGTATTGTTCATCTCGGTTTTGGTGCCTTCCATCGCGCCCATCAGGCGGTCTACGCCGATATCCTGGCGGCTGAACACGGCAGCGACTGGGGCTACTGCGAAGTCAACCTTATCGGCGGCGAGCAGCAGATCGCCGATATCCGCCGTCAGGATAATCTCTACACCGTGGCGGAAATGTCCGCCGACGCCTGGCGCGCCCGCGTGGTGGGCGTAGTGAAAAACGCGCTGCATGCGCAGGTGGATGGTCTTGAGGCCGTCTTTGCCGCGCTGTGCGAGCCGCAGGTGGCGATTGTTTCGCTGACCATCACCGAAAAAGGCTACTGCCATTCGCCCGCCACCGGTGAGCTGGTGCTGGATAATCCGCTGATCGCCGCCGATCTCGCGCACCCCAAAGCGCCATCCTCTGCCGTTGGGGTGATTGTGGAGGCGCTGGCGCGCCGTAAAGCCGCAGGGCTTGCGGGCTTCAGCGTGATGTCCTGCGATAATATGCCGGAAAACGGGCATGTGGCGCGCAACGTCGTGATGGCGTTCGCCCGCGCGCTGGACGCCAGCCTGGCGACGTGGATCGAGGAGAACGTGACGTTCCCGTCCACCATGGTGGACCGTATCGTGCCGGCGGTGACGCCGGAAATGCTCGATAAAATCGAGCAGCTGACCGGCGTGCGCGACCCGGCGGGTGTCGCCTGCGAGCCGTTCCGTCAGTGGGTAATTGAGGATAATTTTGTCGCGGGCCGCCCGGCGTGGGAAAAGGCGGGCGCGCAGCTGGTGCGTGATGTGGTGCCGTTCGAAGAGATGAAGCTACGTATGCTTAACGGCAGCCACTCGTTCCTGGCGTATCTCGGCTATCTGGCGGGGTATCAGCACATCAACGACTGCATGGAAGATGCGAATTACCGCCATGCCGCGCATGCGCTGATGCTTAACGAGCAAGCCCCGACGCTCGGCGTGCAGGGTGTTGATCTGGCGCGTTACGCGGATCTGCTGATTGAGCGCTACAGCAACCCGGCGCTGCGTCACCGCACCTGGCAAATCGCGATGGACGGGAGCCAGAAACTGCCGCAGCGCTGGCTGGATTCTCTGCGCTGGCATCAGGCGCACGGCAGCGCGGCCCCGCTGTTGACGCTCGGCGTGGCGGGCTGGATGCGCTACGTGAGTGGCGTTGATGAGCAGGGCAATGCGATTGAGGTGTGCGATCCGCTGCTGAATGTTATTCAGGAGGCGGTACGCACAAGCGAAGACGGTGACGCGCGGGTGAAAGCGCTGCTCAGCATTCGCGCGATTTTTGGCGAGGATCTGGCGACGCGGACAGAATTTGTCGCGCAGGTGACCGAGGCGTATAAGCTTTTGCGGGAGAACGGCGCCAGAGCGACCGTGGCGCAGTATGTGAAAGCAGGGTGTTGA
- the ydfJ gene encoding Putative inner membrane metabolite transport protein ydfJ, with protein sequence MLPEKCRNVMRVCGPHLTYSEIATMTHVKAERSTSDLVKAAVSGWLGTALEFMDFQLYSLGAALVFHEIFFPEQSAAMALILAMGTYGAGYIARIVGAFIFGRMGDRIGRKRVLFITITMMGICTTLIGVLPTYAQIGIFAPVLLVTLRVIQGLGAGAEISGAGTMLAEYAPKGRRGIISSLVAMGTNCGTLSATAIWALMFFLLDREELVAWGWRVPFLASVVVMIFAIWLRMNLKESPVFEAVSEGDQAPAQANPQDASLGAMFKSKSFWLATGLRFGQAGNSGLIQTFLAGYLVQTLLFDKAIPTDALMISSAIGFITIPLLGWLSDKFGRRIPYILLNVSAIILAWPMLAIIVDKSYAPGAIMLSIIVIHNFAVLGLFALENITMAEMFGSRNRFTRMAISKEAGGLVAVGFGPLIAGVLCNMTGSWLPIVVMIVIYSLIGLACAWLMPEVCDRDLNQLEDAAEPAAPRNVRAGHYV encoded by the coding sequence CTGCTGCCTGAAAAATGCCGGAACGTCATGCGAGTTTGTGGTCCGCATCTTACCTATTCAGAGATAGCAACTATGACGCACGTAAAAGCTGAACGATCGACTTCAGACCTGGTTAAAGCTGCGGTATCCGGCTGGCTGGGCACCGCACTCGAATTTATGGATTTCCAGCTCTATTCGCTGGGTGCCGCGCTGGTGTTTCATGAGATCTTCTTCCCGGAACAGTCGGCCGCGATGGCGCTGATCCTGGCGATGGGCACCTACGGCGCGGGCTACATCGCCCGCATCGTCGGGGCGTTTATTTTCGGCAGAATGGGTGACCGCATCGGGCGTAAGCGGGTGCTGTTTATCACCATCACTATGATGGGCATCTGCACCACACTGATTGGCGTGCTGCCGACCTATGCGCAGATCGGCATTTTCGCGCCGGTACTGCTGGTAACGCTGCGTGTTATCCAGGGGCTGGGCGCAGGGGCGGAGATCTCCGGCGCGGGCACTATGCTTGCTGAGTACGCCCCGAAAGGTCGGCGCGGTATCATCTCCTCGCTGGTGGCGATGGGCACCAACTGCGGTACCCTGAGCGCCACTGCCATCTGGGCGCTGATGTTCTTCCTCCTCGACCGTGAAGAGCTGGTGGCGTGGGGCTGGCGCGTACCGTTCCTCGCCAGCGTCGTGGTGATGATCTTCGCCATCTGGCTGAGGATGAACCTGAAAGAGAGCCCGGTATTTGAAGCCGTGAGCGAAGGCGACCAGGCACCCGCCCAGGCGAATCCGCAGGACGCCTCGCTGGGTGCGATGTTCAAAAGCAAATCGTTCTGGCTGGCAACCGGCCTGCGCTTTGGTCAGGCGGGTAACTCCGGGCTGATTCAGACCTTCCTTGCCGGTTATCTGGTGCAGACCCTGCTGTTTGATAAGGCGATCCCGACCGACGCGCTGATGATCAGCTCCGCTATTGGGTTTATCACCATTCCGCTGCTCGGCTGGCTGTCGGATAAGTTTGGACGACGCATCCCTTATATTCTGCTTAACGTCTCGGCGATTATTCTCGCCTGGCCGATGCTGGCGATTATCGTCGATAAAAGCTACGCCCCTGGCGCCATCATGCTGTCGATTATCGTGATACATAACTTCGCGGTGCTTGGGCTGTTCGCGCTGGAAAATATCACCATGGCGGAGATGTTTGGTTCGCGTAACCGCTTCACCCGCATGGCGATCTCCAAAGAGGCGGGTGGACTGGTGGCGGTGGGCTTCGGGCCGCTCATTGCCGGCGTGCTGTGCAACATGACCGGTAGCTGGTTGCCGATTGTGGTGATGATCGTTATCTACTCGCTGATTGGTCTGGCCTGCGCCTGGCTGATGCCAGAGGTGTGCGACCGCGATCTTAACCAGCTGGAAGACGCCGCCGAACCCGCGGCTCCCCGTAACGTGCGGGCAGGACACTACGTCTGA
- the rspB gene encoding Starvation-sensing protein rspB, protein MKSIVIKQPNQLEIETRALPQPGAGEVRVKVKLAGICGSDSHIYRGHNPFARYPRVIGHEFFGIIDAIGEGVAPSRLGERVAVDPVISCGHCYPCSVGKPNVCTSLVVLGVHRDGGFSEYAVVPARNAWVVPDVIPDEHAVMIEPFTIAANVTGQVNPGAQDIALVYGAGPMGLTTIQVLKHVYQVKQVIVVDRIEERLEMAQRSGADLAINNLQQSLAAILEEKGIQPTLIVDAACHPAILQEAALLASPAARIVLMGFSSEPSSITQQSITGKEISIFTSRLNAMKFPIVIDWLSRGLIDPTTLITHTFGYQHITDALELFEKNQRQCCKVLLTFNP, encoded by the coding sequence ATGAAAAGTATCGTTATCAAACAGCCCAACCAGCTTGAAATTGAGACGCGTGCCCTGCCGCAGCCGGGCGCCGGTGAGGTCCGCGTAAAGGTGAAACTGGCAGGCATCTGCGGTTCAGACAGCCACATCTACCGCGGGCATAACCCGTTTGCCAGATACCCGCGGGTCATCGGCCACGAGTTTTTCGGCATCATCGATGCCATCGGTGAGGGCGTAGCGCCCTCACGCCTGGGGGAACGCGTGGCGGTGGATCCGGTGATCAGCTGCGGTCACTGCTACCCGTGCTCAGTGGGGAAACCCAACGTCTGCACCTCGCTGGTGGTACTCGGCGTGCATCGCGATGGCGGTTTCAGCGAATACGCCGTGGTGCCGGCTCGTAACGCCTGGGTGGTGCCCGATGTCATTCCCGACGAGCACGCGGTGATGATTGAGCCATTTACCATTGCCGCTAACGTCACCGGCCAGGTCAATCCTGGCGCGCAGGACATCGCCCTGGTGTACGGCGCCGGGCCGATGGGTCTCACCACCATTCAGGTGCTCAAGCACGTTTATCAGGTGAAGCAGGTGATTGTCGTGGACCGTATCGAGGAGCGGCTGGAGATGGCGCAGCGCAGCGGGGCGGATCTGGCCATCAACAATCTCCAGCAGTCGCTGGCGGCCATTCTTGAAGAGAAAGGCATCCAGCCCACGCTTATCGTGGATGCCGCCTGCCATCCGGCCATTTTGCAGGAAGCGGCGCTGCTTGCCTCTCCTGCCGCGCGCATTGTGCTGATGGGCTTTTCAAGCGAACCGAGCAGCATCACTCAGCAGAGCATCACCGGAAAGGAGATCAGCATTTTCACCTCCCGGCTCAACGCCATGAAGTTCCCGATAGTCATCGACTGGCTGAGTCGCGGGCTTATCGACCCGACAACGCTCATTACCCATACCTTCGGATATCAGCATATTACGGACGCCCTTGAGCTGTTTGAGAAGAACCAGCGGCAGTGCTGCAAGGTGCTTCTCACGTTCAACCCCTAA
- the yjjL gene encoding Inner membrane transport protein yjjL has product MQQEPCMDTRVTEIGAMAKPLRIKKIEAVTLILLFLAGIVNFLDRSSLSVASEAIRGELGLSATEFGVLLSAFSLSYGLAQLPAGMLLDRIGPRIVLGAGLIFWSLMQALTGLVNSFSHFILLRIGLGIGEAPFMPAGVKAITDWYIQKERGAALGIFNSSTVLGQAIAPPVLVCMQLAWGWRTMFVIVGLAGVIVGVCWYAWYRNRASFALTAEESRFLSAPASPPPRLKFAQWRALFKRRTTWGMILGFSGVNYTGWLYIAWLPGYLQAQQGFSLAKTGWVAAIPFLAAAVGMWVNGFLVDKFARAGYSLTTVRKTAIVAGLVLSALGTLLVVQSSTPVQAVAFISMALFCVHFAGTSAWGLVQVMVSEEKVASVAAIQNFGSFVFASFAPVITGWVVDTTHSFNLALVIAACVTFAGALCYLFIVKDPIT; this is encoded by the coding sequence GTGCAACAGGAGCCTTGTATGGATACCAGGGTCACAGAGATTGGCGCGATGGCAAAACCGTTGCGAATCAAGAAAATCGAGGCGGTAACGCTGATTTTACTGTTTCTCGCCGGGATCGTTAATTTTCTGGATCGCTCATCGCTGAGCGTCGCCAGCGAAGCGATACGGGGAGAGCTGGGGCTATCGGCGACGGAGTTCGGCGTGCTGCTGTCGGCGTTTTCACTCTCCTACGGGCTGGCGCAACTGCCCGCCGGGATGCTGCTGGATCGCATTGGGCCGCGCATCGTGCTCGGTGCCGGGCTGATTTTCTGGTCGCTGATGCAGGCGCTGACCGGGCTGGTGAACTCATTCAGCCACTTTATCCTGTTGCGCATTGGACTGGGCATTGGCGAAGCGCCGTTTATGCCCGCGGGCGTTAAGGCCATCACCGACTGGTACATCCAGAAAGAGCGGGGCGCGGCGCTGGGGATCTTTAACTCCTCGACGGTGCTGGGCCAGGCTATCGCCCCGCCAGTGCTGGTGTGTATGCAACTTGCCTGGGGATGGCGAACCATGTTCGTCATCGTCGGGCTGGCAGGGGTCATCGTCGGGGTTTGCTGGTACGCATGGTACCGCAACCGCGCGAGCTTCGCCCTGACCGCGGAGGAGAGCCGCTTTCTGTCAGCCCCGGCGAGTCCGCCGCCACGCCTGAAGTTTGCCCAGTGGCGGGCGCTGTTTAAGCGCCGTACCACCTGGGGCATGATCCTCGGCTTTTCCGGGGTGAACTATACCGGCTGGCTGTACATCGCATGGCTTCCCGGCTATCTGCAAGCCCAGCAGGGATTTAGCCTGGCGAAGACGGGGTGGGTTGCCGCCATCCCATTTCTTGCCGCGGCGGTCGGGATGTGGGTGAACGGCTTTCTGGTAGATAAGTTTGCCCGTGCCGGGTACAGCCTGACGACGGTGCGTAAAACCGCCATTGTCGCGGGGCTGGTGCTCTCGGCACTAGGAACGCTGCTGGTGGTGCAGTCCTCTACACCGGTGCAGGCGGTGGCCTTTATCTCGATGGCGCTGTTCTGCGTACATTTCGCGGGCACCTCGGCGTGGGGGCTGGTTCAGGTGATGGTGTCGGAGGAAAAGGTGGCGTCGGTGGCGGCAATTCAAAACTTCGGCAGTTTTGTCTTCGCCTCCTTTGCGCCAGTGATTACCGGATGGGTGGTTGATACCACGCACTCCTTTAACCTGGCGCTGGTGATCGCCGCCTGCGTTACCTTCGCCGGGGCGTTGTGTTACCTGTTTATCGTCAAGGACCCAATTACCTAA
- the rspA gene encoding Starvation-sensing protein rspA, giving the protein MKISKAEVFVTCPGRNFVTLKITTDEGLTGLGDATLNGRELSVASYLRDHLCPQLVGRDAQRIEDIWQFFYKGAYWRRGPVTMSAISAIDTALWDIKAKAAGMPLYQLLGGASRDGVMVYCHTTGHTIDEVLEDYARHKEQGFKAIRVQCGVPGMKTTYGMAKGKGLAYEPATKGQWPEEQLWSSEKYLDFTPKLFEAVREKFGFNEHLLHDMHHRLTPIEAARFGKSIEDYRLFWMEDPTPAENQACFRLIRQHTVTPVAVGEVFNSIWDCKQLIEEQLIDYIRTTVTHAGGITGMRRIADFAALYQVRTGSHGPSDLSPVCHAAALHFDLWVPNFGVQEYMGYSEQMLEVFPHSWTFDNGYMHPGEKPGLGIGFDEKLAAKYPYDPAYLPVARLEDGTLWNW; this is encoded by the coding sequence ATGAAGATCAGTAAAGCGGAAGTATTTGTCACCTGCCCGGGGCGCAACTTCGTGACGCTTAAAATCACCACCGACGAAGGTCTGACCGGGCTTGGCGACGCCACGCTCAACGGGCGCGAGCTTTCTGTCGCCAGCTACCTGCGCGATCACCTCTGCCCGCAACTGGTGGGGCGCGATGCGCAGCGCATCGAGGATATCTGGCAGTTTTTTTACAAAGGCGCTTACTGGCGTCGCGGACCGGTGACGATGTCGGCGATTTCCGCTATCGACACGGCGCTGTGGGATATCAAAGCCAAAGCCGCCGGAATGCCGCTTTATCAACTGCTTGGCGGGGCGTCGCGCGACGGCGTGATGGTTTACTGCCACACCACGGGCCACACCATCGATGAGGTGCTGGAAGACTACGCGCGCCATAAAGAGCAGGGATTCAAGGCGATTCGTGTGCAGTGCGGCGTGCCCGGCATGAAAACCACTTACGGCATGGCGAAGGGCAAAGGACTGGCGTATGAGCCCGCCACCAAAGGCCAGTGGCCGGAGGAGCAGCTCTGGTCCAGCGAAAAGTATCTCGATTTCACGCCGAAACTCTTCGAGGCGGTACGTGAGAAATTCGGCTTTAACGAACATCTGCTGCACGACATGCATCACCGCCTGACGCCCATCGAGGCGGCGCGTTTCGGTAAAAGCATTGAGGATTACCGCCTGTTCTGGATGGAAGATCCGACACCTGCCGAAAACCAGGCCTGCTTCCGCCTCATCCGGCAGCACACCGTGACGCCAGTCGCGGTCGGAGAAGTATTTAACAGCATCTGGGACTGCAAACAGCTTATCGAAGAGCAGTTGATTGACTACATCCGCACCACGGTGACCCACGCGGGCGGTATTACCGGCATGCGCCGCATTGCGGATTTCGCGGCGCTGTATCAGGTGCGCACCGGCTCGCACGGGCCGTCGGATCTCTCGCCAGTCTGTCACGCCGCCGCGCTGCATTTCGATCTCTGGGTGCCGAACTTTGGCGTGCAGGAATACATGGGCTATTCAGAGCAGATGCTGGAGGTCTTCCCGCACAGCTGGACATTCGACAACGGCTATATGCATCCGGGCGAGAAGCCGGGGCTGGGCATCGGGTTCGATGAAAAGCTGGCGGCGAAATACCCCTACGATCCGGCTTACCTGCCGGTGGCCCGGCTTGAAGACGGCACGCTGTGGAACTGGTAA
- a CDS encoding UPF0060 membrane protein ESA_01751 → MTDITSKSLNMIKTTLLFFATALAEIIGCFLPWLWLRKGASVLLLLPAALSLMLFVWLLTLHPAASGRVYAAYGGVYVMTALLWLRVVDGVRLSLYDWAGAAVALCGMLIIVAGWGRA, encoded by the coding sequence ATGACCGATATTACTTCAAAGAGTCTCAATATGATTAAAACCACTTTGCTGTTTTTTGCCACCGCGCTTGCGGAAATTATTGGCTGTTTTCTGCCGTGGTTGTGGCTGCGCAAGGGGGCGAGTGTGCTTTTACTGCTGCCGGCGGCGCTGTCGCTGATGCTTTTTGTCTGGCTGTTAACGCTGCACCCGGCGGCGAGCGGGCGGGTGTACGCCGCTTACGGCGGCGTCTACGTAATGACCGCGCTGCTGTGGTTGCGGGTAGTGGATGGCGTGCGCCTGAGTCTCTACGACTGGGCAGGCGCCGCCGTGGCGCTGTGCGGTATGTTGATTATTGTCGCAGGCTGGGGCCGCGCCTGA
- a CDS encoding UPF0482 protein ESA_01750 has translation MNKLLRHSLLLALLTGALSGVAHAQTDKLIIESGDNARTRQDAAMDKEQWNDTRSLRQKVNKRAEKEWDKADVAFDAQDNCEKSANLNAYWEPNTLRCLDRRTGRVINP, from the coding sequence ATGAATAAACTCCTTCGCCACTCACTGCTGCTGGCGTTGCTGACCGGCGCGCTGTCAGGCGTTGCCCACGCGCAAACCGATAAACTGATTATTGAGTCCGGCGACAACGCGCGGACCCGCCAGGATGCTGCGATGGATAAAGAGCAATGGAATGACACCCGTTCTTTACGTCAGAAAGTGAACAAACGCGCCGAAAAAGAGTGGGATAAAGCGGATGTCGCGTTCGACGCTCAGGATAACTGCGAGAAAAGCGCGAACCTCAACGCTTACTGGGAACCCAATACCCTGCGCTGCCTTGACCGCCGCACCGGCCGCGTCATTAATCCGTAA
- the speG gene encoding Spermidine N(1)-acetyltransferase: MSDYVDVKLRPLEREDLRFVHQLDNNASVMRYWFEEPYEAFVELSDLYDKHIHDQSERRFVVECDGDKAGLVELVEINHVHRRAEFQIIISPEHQGKGLASRAAKLAMDYGFTVLNLYKLYLIVDKENAKAIHIYRKLGFMVEGELVHEFFINGEYRNTIRMCIFQHQYLTHLKPAGTMLLKPTAQ, from the coding sequence ATGTCAGATTACGTTGATGTCAAACTGCGCCCGCTCGAACGTGAAGATTTGCGTTTCGTGCATCAGCTCGACAATAACGCCAGCGTCATGCGCTACTGGTTTGAAGAGCCCTATGAAGCGTTCGTTGAACTCTCCGATCTCTACGACAAACATATTCACGACCAGAGCGAACGCCGCTTTGTCGTGGAGTGTGACGGCGATAAAGCAGGTCTGGTGGAGCTGGTGGAAATTAACCACGTCCACCGCCGCGCCGAGTTTCAGATCATTATTTCACCGGAGCATCAGGGCAAAGGCCTTGCCAGCCGCGCGGCAAAGCTGGCGATGGATTACGGCTTTACGGTACTGAATCTCTATAAGCTCTATCTCATTGTGGATAAAGAAAACGCCAAAGCGATTCATATTTACCGCAAGCTGGGCTTTATGGTGGAAGGCGAACTGGTTCATGAATTTTTCATTAATGGCGAGTATCGCAACACCATCCGCATGTGCATTTTCCAGCACCAGTACCTGACGCATCTCAAGCCCGCCGGGACG